In the genome of Deltaproteobacteria bacterium, one region contains:
- a CDS encoding response regulator has product MVTAGKTVLVVEDKASLTQMLQFLFLSRGLNVQIAYNGEEALAKARELCPDLILLDIMMPKMDGFEVLERLRESESTATIPVIMLTARKSREDMNKATELGAVEYITKPFKAVEVVDKVLRHLG; this is encoded by the coding sequence ATGGTAACAGCAGGAAAAACCGTCCTTGTGGTCGAGGACAAGGCATCCCTGACACAGATGCTTCAGTTCCTCTTCCTTTCCCGGGGGCTTAACGTTCAGATCGCCTACAACGGGGAAGAAGCCCTTGCCAAGGCGAGGGAACTTTGCCCCGACCTTATCCTTCTGGATATCATGATGCCGAAAATGGATGGTTTCGAGGTCCTGGAGAGGCTTCGGGAAAGTGAGAGCACCGCAACCATACCCGTGATAATGCTCACCGCCCGGAAGAGCCGTGAGGATATGAATAAGGCCACCGAGCTTGGGGCTGTGGAATACATTACAAAACCTTTCAAGGCCGTGGAGGTGGTCGATAAGGTACTAAGACACCTGGGGTAG